One window from the genome of Acidobacteriota bacterium encodes:
- a CDS encoding diguanylate cyclase, with amino-acid sequence MTKQTPSAHVSADPKPRGSFRSQPPVVRAYVSIVVVAGAVVVVAGAAVVAFSFAKGLPGALATFVGLLAVSVLTSAIKISLPLAAGGSSLSFSYVANFASVLVLGTWPTVLISAVTGWSQCTFRMHSRNPVHKTLFSIATLALSAAGAGVAYQLALPPLVHSWWTQIGAAATAASAYFLINTSLVSLAVSLTSREPVLPVWQKNFLWSAPSYYIGAGLAMVIAQLSESGLQWWAVIFSLPVYLTYRSFRAYSDRIADEQRQVRELADVQLATIEALALAIEAKDRTSHDHLRRMQAYSEGLGRAIGLTEPEIRGIKTAAMLHDIGNLAVPEHILSKTGTLSDEEYSRLKIHPRVGAEIIRSVPFPYPVASLILSHHERWDGRGYPEGLKGHEIPAGARILAVADCFTAMLSGRPHRPARTYAEAIATLRENGGSALDPTLVERFIEVLPDVEYQLHGGKSLTDASRTTSKTAGTDRALTDIAGAHREEQMLHDISQALSASLRVSDTLALVSSSMVECVPFVSCALFLFDEESQLYLCRHVAGTQHDGIRAMVAAQVESLGEMLPAQPIQGRTPGTPGTRIQSALVSPLQIEDQTIGALALYHTDRDAFTADHRRLLGRVAAQAATVIANAMVFERAQEQSLTDVLTGLPNRRYLDRQFGQELARAQRQQGRLSLLVLDMDRFKQINDGFGHQAGDRALKEVAHVLRSSLRVYDVCARFAGDEFVVVLGDCEPAQAERRRQELQSAIAALPFEPAPGHVLQLGVSIGVASFPEDGQTVDEMVAIADRRMYADKANRKSTPVGGQDITPGHLWP; translated from the coding sequence ATGACCAAACAGACCCCTTCGGCTCACGTGTCGGCCGACCCGAAGCCCCGCGGTAGCTTCCGGTCCCAGCCGCCAGTCGTCAGGGCGTACGTCTCGATTGTCGTCGTGGCGGGCGCGGTCGTCGTCGTGGCGGGTGCGGCCGTCGTGGCCTTCAGTTTCGCAAAGGGCCTGCCCGGAGCACTCGCGACGTTTGTCGGTCTGCTCGCCGTGTCGGTGCTCACCTCGGCCATCAAAATCTCTCTGCCACTGGCCGCCGGCGGATCGAGCCTGTCGTTTTCCTATGTGGCGAACTTCGCCTCGGTGCTCGTCCTGGGAACATGGCCGACGGTCCTGATTTCGGCGGTGACCGGGTGGAGTCAGTGCACGTTCCGGATGCATTCCCGCAACCCGGTGCACAAGACCCTGTTCAGCATCGCGACACTGGCCCTGTCGGCCGCTGGCGCCGGCGTGGCTTATCAGCTCGCCCTGCCCCCGCTCGTACACTCGTGGTGGACCCAGATCGGGGCGGCCGCGACCGCGGCGTCGGCCTATTTCCTGATCAACACGAGCCTGGTCAGCCTGGCCGTCTCGCTGACGTCCCGGGAGCCCGTGCTTCCGGTATGGCAGAAGAACTTCCTCTGGAGCGCGCCAAGTTACTACATCGGGGCCGGCCTCGCGATGGTGATCGCCCAGTTGTCGGAGAGCGGCCTTCAATGGTGGGCGGTCATTTTCTCGTTGCCGGTGTACTTGACGTACCGCAGCTTCCGGGCCTACTCCGATCGGATCGCCGATGAACAGCGGCAGGTCCGCGAACTTGCCGATGTCCAGCTGGCGACGATCGAGGCGCTTGCCTTGGCGATCGAAGCCAAGGACCGCACGTCTCACGACCACCTGCGGCGGATGCAGGCCTACTCGGAGGGATTGGGGCGGGCCATCGGTCTCACGGAACCCGAAATCCGGGGCATCAAGACAGCGGCCATGCTCCATGACATTGGCAATCTGGCCGTCCCCGAACACATCCTGTCGAAGACCGGCACGTTGAGTGACGAGGAATACAGCCGCCTGAAGATCCACCCGAGAGTCGGCGCTGAGATCATCAGGTCGGTGCCCTTCCCCTACCCGGTGGCGTCGCTGATTCTGTCGCATCACGAACGCTGGGATGGACGCGGCTACCCCGAAGGCCTCAAAGGCCACGAGATTCCCGCTGGCGCGAGAATCCTGGCGGTTGCCGACTGCTTTACCGCCATGCTTTCCGGACGGCCGCACCGCCCGGCGCGCACCTACGCCGAGGCCATCGCCACGCTGCGCGAAAACGGCGGATCGGCGCTCGATCCCACCCTGGTCGAACGGTTCATCGAAGTCCTGCCTGACGTGGAGTATCAGCTCCACGGCGGCAAGTCGCTCACCGACGCCAGCCGGACGACGTCGAAGACCGCCGGAACCGACAGGGCGCTCACCGACATCGCGGGAGCCCACCGCGAGGAGCAGATGCTCCACGACATCTCCCAAGCCCTGAGCGCATCGCTCCGCGTATCGGACACGCTCGCGCTGGTGTCGTCATCGATGGTGGAATGCGTGCCGTTTGTCTCGTGCGCGCTGTTCCTGTTCGACGAGGAATCCCAGTTGTACCTCTGCCGCCACGTCGCCGGCACCCAGCACGACGGGATCCGGGCGATGGTGGCCGCTCAGGTTGAATCGCTGGGCGAAATGCTGCCGGCCCAGCCGATCCAGGGGCGGACGCCGGGCACGCCTGGTACGCGCATCCAATCGGCGCTGGTATCGCCCCTCCAGATCGAGGATCAGACCATTGGCGCGCTCGCGCTCTACCACACCGACAGAGATGCGTTCACAGCCGACCATCGCCGGCTGCTCGGCCGGGTAGCGGCGCAGGCCGCGACCGTCATCGCCAACGCGATGGTGTTTGAACGCGCACAGGAACAATCGCTGACCGACGTGTTGACCGGGCTACCGAACCGGCGGTATCTCGACCGTCAGTTTGGACAGGAACTGGCGCGCGCACAGCGTCAACAGGGACGTCTGTCGCTGCTCGTGCTCGACATGGATCGCTTCAAACAGATCAATGACGGGTTCGGTCATCAGGCCGGCGACCGGGCACTCAAGGAAGTGGCGCACGTCCTTCGATCCAGCCTCCGCGTGTATGATGTGTGCGCGCGATTCGCGGGCGACGAGTTCGTGGTCGTGCTCGGTGACTGCGAGCCGGCCCAGGCCGAACGCCGGCGACAGGAGCTGCAATCGGCCATCGCGGCGTTGCCCTTCGAACCCGCGCCGGGCCACGTGCTGCAGCTCGGTGTGAGTATCGGCGTCGCGTCGTTCCCGGAAGACGGCCAGACGGTCGACGAAATGGTGGCGATTGCTGATCGTCGCATGTATGCCGACAAGGCGAACAGGAAATCGACTCCCGTTGGTGGCCAGGACATTACCCCCGGACATCTGTGGCCGTAA
- a CDS encoding HD domain-containing protein: protein MSLSPRGQRRFHLAFVTLVFVLGFAALADSIWRVDFDITKAPSYMWILLAILVFASGRFAVKVPAMAASIGISEVFLFSMVMMYGSAPAVITVAVDGLAVSLIRRHHRPKLVAFNLAEPALSMWVASKLYFALAGIGPLSALPPSTVVTIAQVGLPALALCAVYFLMNSWLNAIAMTSESGASPFAMWRKYFLWVSLNYFGGASIAVLLSVNARTVNTFVLLVAIVPLIIVSYYMFKSSMGRLEDENIHLGEVNRLYLKVVEALAMAVDAKDQVTHGHICRVQTYALQLAKTLNVTDPKEIQAIEAAALLHDMGKLAIPEHILNKPGKLTADEFERMKLHAPLGAEMLSSVDFPYPVVPIVRHHHESWDGTGYPDGVSGDAIPIGARILSVVDCYDALRSHRPYRRALSPAQAMEIIKERRGTMYDPTVVDAFAALQGAIEAESVEEPLPAVLDQFSQVARESCTTDTRPSPVPLELRLFATNGLLRLYDQISTLGPDANLADTCDVVVRYLRRMAPAGLVVFYRKDDTTDEIVVEHASGFGEALLPDLRIEVGHGISGWVVANRRSILNADPALDVGPRLDELNPRFRSALSIPLTPGTETTGAVTLYSDQPNAFTDDQRLAIEMISGAVAEAIQRAYRRTLAMAGHGSVPAGVPVVTGAMEAILERDVFWRGSTGRNLGVLCVRAMGGDGLMDHAAVAVSQATRIADLIFRPSDQELVVLMPDCEPAAGQIIVDRIGVALPRAVVARADLPPLLQMAFACGPYDGDTVRQLLAVARRRMDEAGPATCGIESTVEVPVTRAEGERA, encoded by the coding sequence ATGAGTCTCAGCCCCCGCGGTCAACGTCGCTTCCACCTCGCGTTCGTGACGCTCGTCTTCGTACTGGGCTTCGCGGCGTTGGCGGATTCGATCTGGCGCGTCGATTTCGACATCACGAAGGCCCCTTCATACATGTGGATTCTGCTGGCGATCCTGGTGTTTGCCAGCGGTCGATTCGCCGTGAAGGTTCCGGCGATGGCGGCCAGCATCGGCATTTCCGAGGTCTTCCTCTTCAGCATGGTCATGATGTACGGCAGTGCGCCCGCCGTCATCACCGTGGCGGTCGACGGGCTCGCCGTCTCGTTGATTCGCCGGCATCATCGCCCGAAGCTCGTGGCCTTCAACCTCGCGGAGCCAGCGCTCTCGATGTGGGTGGCCTCGAAGCTTTACTTCGCGCTGGCAGGCATTGGTCCGCTGTCTGCGCTGCCCCCCAGCACGGTGGTCACCATCGCGCAAGTTGGGCTTCCCGCCCTCGCGCTGTGCGCTGTGTACTTCCTGATGAACAGCTGGCTGAACGCGATCGCGATGACCTCGGAATCGGGCGCGTCGCCGTTTGCCATGTGGCGCAAGTACTTCCTCTGGGTATCGTTGAACTACTTCGGCGGCGCCTCGATCGCGGTGCTGCTGTCGGTCAATGCCCGGACGGTCAACACCTTCGTGCTGCTGGTGGCGATTGTCCCACTGATCATCGTCTCGTATTACATGTTCAAGTCGTCGATGGGCCGACTCGAGGACGAGAACATCCACCTGGGAGAGGTAAACCGCCTCTACCTCAAGGTGGTTGAAGCGCTCGCCATGGCCGTTGACGCCAAGGATCAGGTGACGCACGGGCACATCTGCCGCGTGCAGACCTATGCGCTCCAGCTCGCCAAGACGCTCAATGTTACCGATCCGAAGGAGATTCAGGCCATCGAGGCTGCTGCCCTGCTCCACGACATGGGTAAGCTCGCCATCCCCGAACACATTCTCAACAAGCCCGGCAAGCTGACGGCTGACGAGTTCGAGCGGATGAAGCTGCACGCGCCGCTCGGTGCGGAGATGTTGTCCTCGGTCGATTTTCCGTACCCCGTTGTGCCCATCGTCCGGCACCATCACGAGAGCTGGGACGGGACCGGCTATCCCGACGGTGTCAGTGGAGACGCGATTCCGATTGGAGCGCGCATCCTTTCGGTCGTCGACTGCTACGACGCGCTGCGCTCCCACCGCCCGTACCGCCGGGCCCTCTCGCCGGCTCAGGCGATGGAGATTATCAAGGAACGCCGGGGCACGATGTACGATCCGACCGTCGTCGATGCCTTCGCGGCGCTCCAAGGGGCGATCGAGGCGGAATCGGTCGAAGAGCCCTTGCCAGCCGTCCTCGACCAGTTCTCCCAGGTGGCCCGCGAGTCCTGCACAACCGACACGCGGCCGAGTCCCGTGCCGCTCGAGTTGCGTCTGTTCGCGACCAACGGTCTGCTCCGCCTGTACGACCAGATTTCGACACTCGGTCCAGACGCCAACCTCGCCGACACGTGCGACGTCGTCGTCAGGTATCTCAGGCGCATGGCCCCAGCCGGCCTCGTCGTGTTCTACCGGAAAGACGACACCACTGACGAGATTGTCGTCGAGCATGCGTCGGGCTTTGGCGAGGCGCTGCTGCCCGATCTCCGCATCGAGGTGGGTCATGGCATCAGCGGCTGGGTCGTGGCCAACCGCCGGTCCATCCTGAATGCCGACCCCGCACTCGACGTGGGCCCGCGCCTCGACGAACTCAACCCGAGATTCCGCAGTGCCCTGAGCATCCCGCTGACGCCTGGCACCGAGACGACCGGCGCGGTGACGCTGTATTCAGACCAGCCGAATGCGTTCACCGACGATCAGCGCCTGGCCATTGAGATGATCAGCGGGGCGGTTGCCGAGGCGATCCAGCGTGCCTACCGCCGTACGCTGGCGATGGCCGGGCATGGATCCGTGCCGGCCGGCGTACCGGTGGTCACCGGCGCCATGGAGGCGATCCTCGAACGCGACGTGTTCTGGAGAGGCTCGACCGGACGCAATCTCGGCGTCTTGTGCGTGCGCGCGATGGGAGGCGACGGCCTCATGGACCACGCGGCGGTTGCGGTGAGCCAGGCGACACGCATCGCGGATCTGATCTTCCGGCCAAGCGACCAGGAGCTGGTCGTCTTGATGCCCGATTGCGAACCTGCCGCCGGTCAGATCATCGTTGATCGCATCGGAGTTGCCCTGCCGCGGGCGGTCGTCGCACGTGCCGACCTGCCGCCTCTGCTTCAGATGGCGTTCGCCTGCGGCCCGTACGATGGCGACACGGTGCGCCAGTTGCTGGCCGTGGCGCGGCGACGCATGGACGAGGCCGGGCCCGCGACGTGTGGGATCGAATCGACCGTCGAAGTACCCGTCACCCGCGCGGAGGGGGAACGCGCATGA
- a CDS encoding GNAT family protein: MSIDWRQGLPVLRLDGVSLCEPRLVDAAGLFARLTTPSVVKFLSTPPDTADGFERFIGWVQHERQHGRHVCYAIVPSGSPDPVGLIQAREIEPGFGTAEWGFALDEASWGTGLFMRCATAMADFVFRHVGVHRLEARASVRNGRGNGVLQKLGAVPEGVLRRSFDNGTRKTDQVLWSLLASDWLAAHAGLSYELKDPVTLAPETVLDRARGSRTEAWKRGLPELRGDGVILRELVPADAPTLTRDFKDAEVGRYIPPPPADVDAFQRFVEWARKQREAGSYFCYAVVPDDERQAVGLFQVHQLEPPFKSAEWGFVFAKRYWGTGLFARSACLLLDYVFESLGVKRLEARAVADNARANGVLRKLGAVEEGRLRRSFLLGGQYHDDVLWSILDTDWATRRGRHHVPDPIASS, translated from the coding sequence TTGAGTATCGACTGGCGCCAGGGACTTCCCGTGCTGCGCCTTGACGGGGTGTCACTGTGTGAACCCCGCCTCGTCGACGCCGCCGGACTCTTCGCCCGCCTGACGACCCCCAGTGTCGTCAAGTTCCTGTCGACTCCGCCGGACACGGCCGACGGCTTTGAACGCTTCATCGGCTGGGTGCAACACGAACGACAACACGGGCGTCACGTCTGCTACGCGATTGTCCCGAGCGGGTCGCCCGACCCGGTCGGCCTGATCCAGGCGCGGGAAATCGAGCCCGGATTCGGCACCGCCGAGTGGGGCTTCGCCCTGGATGAAGCCTCGTGGGGAACGGGGCTGTTCATGAGGTGCGCGACCGCGATGGCCGACTTCGTGTTCCGCCACGTCGGTGTACATCGTCTCGAAGCACGCGCGTCTGTCAGGAACGGCCGCGGAAACGGTGTCCTCCAGAAACTCGGTGCCGTCCCCGAGGGGGTCCTGCGCCGCTCGTTCGACAACGGGACTCGCAAGACCGATCAGGTGCTGTGGTCCCTGCTTGCCAGCGATTGGCTCGCCGCGCATGCGGGTCTGTCGTACGAGCTCAAAGACCCGGTGACGCTCGCTCCAGAGACCGTGCTCGATCGGGCCCGCGGGTCGCGGACCGAGGCCTGGAAGCGGGGCTTGCCCGAACTTCGCGGAGACGGCGTCATTCTGCGGGAGCTGGTGCCTGCCGATGCCCCGACGTTGACCAGAGATTTCAAGGATGCCGAGGTGGGCCGGTACATCCCTCCGCCCCCGGCCGACGTCGACGCCTTCCAGCGCTTCGTCGAGTGGGCTCGGAAGCAGCGTGAGGCTGGCAGCTACTTCTGCTACGCCGTCGTTCCCGATGATGAACGGCAGGCGGTCGGGCTCTTTCAGGTCCACCAACTCGAGCCGCCGTTCAAGAGCGCGGAATGGGGTTTCGTGTTCGCCAAGCGGTACTGGGGCACCGGCCTGTTCGCCAGGAGCGCCTGCCTCCTGCTCGACTACGTCTTCGAGTCGCTGGGCGTCAAGCGCCTGGAGGCCAGGGCCGTGGCCGACAACGCCAGGGCCAACGGCGTGCTTCGCAAACTGGGCGCCGTGGAAGAGGGCCGGCTGCGGCGATCATTCCTGCTCGGCGGGCAGTACCACGATGATGTGTTGTGGTCCATCCTCGACACAGACTGGGCGACCCGCCGCGGCCGACACCACGTCCCTGATCCTATCGCCTCGTCCTGA
- a CDS encoding AMP-binding protein, with amino-acid sequence MMSNVYDAFAAAADRFSDRPAVAIFSRTGIDTYRYADLRALTGRVAQLLAAQGIRPGDRCAILADNDVRWCSAYLGTLRLGSVAVPLDTAYKACQVRTVIDDAGALVLFTTARYLGVAREATATLSTPPRLVLLSGSQDGLSSLDDPGDGAAPLPDSCPATLDDPAVTLYTSGTTSDPKGVVLTHGNLLAEKTAAFKIVTITEQDSILGILPLFHALAQVANLLLPLTAGARVVFLETLNSTEMMRALAECRITALCVVPQFYYLLHQRVMERVRASPFPVRITFTTLLGLNGWLRRALRVNLGRVFFSRVHDGLGGRMRIMVTGGSRFDPRIGRELFAMGLNIIQAYGLTECSGAATITRPGDPHIDTVGLPFDGVEVRILDEPAETNAREHRDGEVLIKGPIVMARYHNRPDATAETIRDGWLYTGDLGYFDPSGRLHITGRKKEMIVLASGKNIYPEEIELVYAQSPFIKEICVMGVARPDEPAAERLHAIVVPDLDVMRERRIVNTREIIRFDIEGLSLQLPHHKRVLSFDVWLEDLPRTTTSKLKRHAIEEIYRSRLAEAARPPDKVEWRDQDQVWAADPHVAAALQAIRAAAKPSAVVTPDANLELDLGLDSMERVELLAGLELTFNVDVPDEAAHRIYTVRELVEALRPTDGGAQGGTDSTADPWARIFDQPVDDPAIQAILTRRPLFTPFAFSLMRLVNLAARALIGLRVSGLERMPRVGSFIVCPNHQSYLDAFLLVGALPYRTFKRLFFVGASEYFAMPFTARLATLMNVVPVDPDANLVRAMQAGGFGLRRDKILVLFPEGERSPDGAPRKFKKGAAILSHQLGVPIQPVAIDGLQTVWPRGKPPQWRTLLPWAATRSAIRFGDTIAPESGAGTASEDRYAHLTGVLRQSIVSMWMELGAHR; translated from the coding sequence ATGATGAGTAACGTCTATGACGCCTTTGCCGCTGCCGCCGACCGGTTTTCCGATCGGCCTGCGGTCGCGATCTTCTCCCGGACCGGTATCGACACGTATCGATACGCCGATCTGCGTGCGCTGACCGGGCGCGTGGCGCAACTACTCGCCGCGCAGGGCATCCGGCCGGGAGATCGGTGCGCGATCCTCGCCGACAATGATGTGCGCTGGTGTTCGGCCTATCTCGGCACGCTGCGATTGGGTTCGGTCGCGGTTCCCCTCGACACCGCGTACAAGGCGTGCCAGGTCCGAACCGTCATCGATGACGCCGGCGCCCTGGTGCTCTTCACGACAGCCAGGTACCTTGGCGTCGCGCGCGAGGCGACGGCCACGCTCTCGACACCTCCCAGGCTGGTGCTGCTGTCGGGTTCACAGGACGGGCTGTCCAGTCTCGACGATCCAGGCGACGGCGCAGCACCGCTCCCGGACTCCTGTCCCGCGACGCTGGATGACCCGGCCGTCACGCTGTACACCTCGGGCACGACGAGCGATCCCAAGGGCGTCGTCCTCACGCACGGCAACCTGCTCGCCGAGAAGACCGCCGCATTCAAGATCGTCACCATCACAGAGCAGGACAGCATCCTCGGCATCCTCCCGCTGTTTCACGCGCTCGCGCAGGTGGCAAACCTCCTGCTGCCACTGACGGCAGGCGCGCGTGTCGTGTTTCTCGAGACGCTCAACAGCACCGAGATGATGCGGGCCCTGGCCGAATGCCGCATCACGGCGCTCTGTGTGGTCCCCCAGTTCTACTACCTGCTCCACCAGCGCGTGATGGAGCGGGTCCGGGCCTCGCCGTTCCCGGTTCGGATCACCTTCACGACACTGCTCGGCCTGAACGGCTGGCTACGGAGAGCCCTCCGGGTCAATCTCGGCCGTGTGTTCTTCAGCCGCGTTCATGACGGTCTTGGCGGACGCATGCGCATCATGGTCACAGGCGGATCGCGCTTCGATCCCAGGATCGGACGCGAACTGTTCGCCATGGGGCTCAATATCATCCAGGCGTACGGCCTGACGGAGTGCTCTGGAGCCGCGACCATCACCCGGCCGGGAGATCCCCACATCGACACCGTGGGACTGCCTTTTGACGGTGTCGAGGTCAGGATTCTCGACGAGCCGGCCGAGACCAATGCCCGCGAACACCGTGACGGCGAGGTGCTGATCAAGGGACCGATCGTCATGGCCCGGTACCACAACCGCCCCGATGCCACCGCCGAAACGATTCGGGACGGGTGGTTGTACACCGGCGATCTTGGGTATTTCGACCCGTCAGGACGTCTTCACATCACGGGCCGGAAGAAAGAAATGATCGTGCTGGCGTCGGGCAAGAACATCTATCCCGAGGAGATTGAACTGGTCTACGCGCAGTCTCCGTTCATCAAGGAGATCTGCGTGATGGGCGTGGCGCGACCCGACGAGCCCGCCGCCGAACGACTGCACGCCATCGTCGTCCCAGACCTGGATGTGATGCGCGAGCGGCGGATTGTCAATACGCGCGAGATCATCCGTTTCGACATTGAAGGGCTGTCGCTGCAGCTGCCCCATCACAAGCGGGTGCTGAGTTTCGATGTCTGGCTGGAGGATCTGCCGCGCACCACCACGAGCAAGCTGAAGCGGCACGCGATTGAAGAGATCTACCGGTCCAGGCTGGCCGAGGCGGCCAGGCCCCCGGACAAGGTCGAGTGGCGCGACCAGGACCAGGTGTGGGCGGCCGACCCGCACGTCGCCGCTGCCCTGCAGGCGATCCGGGCGGCTGCCAAACCCAGCGCCGTCGTCACGCCCGATGCCAATCTCGAACTCGACCTTGGACTCGACTCAATGGAACGCGTTGAGTTGCTCGCGGGCCTCGAGCTCACGTTCAACGTCGACGTGCCTGACGAAGCCGCCCACCGCATCTATACCGTCCGCGAACTGGTCGAAGCACTCCGCCCGACCGACGGTGGCGCACAGGGTGGAACCGATTCGACCGCTGATCCGTGGGCGCGCATTTTCGACCAGCCCGTCGACGATCCCGCGATCCAGGCGATCTTGACGCGCCGCCCTCTATTTACGCCTTTTGCATTCTCCCTGATGCGATTGGTCAACCTGGCGGCCCGCGCACTGATTGGACTCCGTGTGTCCGGCCTGGAGCGCATGCCACGGGTGGGGTCGTTTATCGTATGCCCCAACCACCAGAGCTACCTCGACGCGTTTCTCCTGGTGGGCGCCCTGCCCTACCGGACGTTCAAGCGCCTGTTCTTCGTCGGCGCGAGCGAGTATTTTGCGATGCCGTTCACGGCCCGGCTCGCGACCCTGATGAACGTAGTGCCGGTTGATCCCGACGCGAACCTGGTCCGCGCGATGCAGGCGGGCGGCTTCGGCCTCAGGCGCGACAAAATCCTCGTGCTCTTTCCGGAAGGTGAACGGTCGCCGGACGGCGCGCCCAGGAAGTTCAAGAAAGGTGCCGCCATCCTGTCGCATCAACTCGGCGTGCCCATCCAGCCGGTGGCCATCGACGGCCTGCAGACCGTCTGGCCCCGCGGCAAGCCGCCCCAGTGGCGAACGTTGCTGCCTTGGGCCGCGACGCGGTCGGCCATTCGGTTCGGCGATACGATTGCGCCGGAATCAGGCGCCGGCACGGCGAGCGAGGACCGCTACGCCCATCTGACTGGCGTGCTGCGGCAGTCCATCGTGTCGATGTGGATGGAATTGGGCGCCCACCGGTGA